In the genome of Candidatus Microbacterium phytovorans, one region contains:
- a CDS encoding SDR family oxidoreductase, translating into MTILVTAAGGQLGHLVVDALLRRGVAPEQIVAGARTVSKVVDLADRGVRVVPLDYDVPESIVAALDGVDSVLLISGSEAGARFEGHRRVIEAAKEAGTAKLVYTSLAHADTIDFVLAPEHEQTEEVLAASGVPAVVLRNNWYAENYVADVLRAADTGVIAASVGEATVAAASRADYAEAAAVVLIEDGHLGHTYELSGDHAVSYADIAAAATTVLGRDVAYVPLTSDQLQAGLADAGLDAGTIGFVSAMEDGIARGVLSPVHEDLARLIGRPTTPLVDALGEAVSAARVAG; encoded by the coding sequence ATGACCATTCTCGTCACCGCCGCCGGCGGCCAGCTCGGACACCTCGTCGTCGATGCGCTCCTGCGCCGCGGCGTCGCCCCGGAGCAGATCGTCGCCGGCGCCCGCACCGTCTCGAAGGTCGTCGACCTCGCCGACCGCGGCGTGCGCGTCGTGCCCCTCGACTACGACGTCCCCGAGTCGATCGTGGCCGCCCTCGACGGCGTCGACTCCGTGCTGTTGATCTCCGGTTCGGAGGCGGGCGCCCGCTTCGAGGGTCACCGCCGCGTCATCGAGGCGGCGAAGGAGGCGGGCACCGCGAAGCTCGTCTACACGAGCCTCGCGCACGCCGACACGATCGACTTCGTGCTCGCGCCCGAGCACGAGCAGACCGAGGAGGTGCTCGCCGCCAGCGGTGTGCCTGCCGTGGTCCTGCGCAACAACTGGTACGCCGAGAACTACGTCGCCGACGTTCTCCGTGCCGCCGACACCGGCGTGATCGCCGCGTCCGTCGGTGAGGCGACCGTCGCTGCCGCTAGCCGCGCGGACTACGCGGAGGCTGCCGCCGTCGTGCTCATCGAAGACGGTCACCTCGGCCACACCTACGAGCTCTCCGGCGACCACGCCGTGTCGTACGCCGACATCGCCGCCGCCGCGACCACCGTGCTCGGTCGCGACGTGGCCTACGTCCCGCTCACGAGCGACCAGCTGCAGGCCGGGCTCGCGGACGCGGGACTGGATGCCGGCACGATCGGCTTCGTCTCGGCGATGGAGGACGGCATCGCCCGCGGCGTGCTCTCGCCCGTGCACGAGGACCTCGCCCGCCTGATCGGCCGCCCGACGACGCCCCTCGTCGACGCGCTCGGCGAGGCCGTCAGCGCGGCGCGCGTCGCCGGCTGA
- a CDS encoding aquaporin has translation MTPLPLWRRGIAEFVGTGLLVAVVVGSGIAAQRLSTDVGLQLLENSLATALGLGVLIVLLAPVSGAHFNPIVSLADVVLRRRDGLPARELAVYLPAQIVGGIGGAVLAGAMFAAPITISRTDRADAATFLAEVVATAGLVLLIMGLVRAGRSAAVIACAVGAYIGAAYWFTSSTSFANPAVTIARIFTDTFAGIAPASVLPFLAAQLLGAAVGVLLTVVLFPRTAPADPSTPAP, from the coding sequence GTGACGCCGCTTCCGCTCTGGCGGCGCGGCATCGCCGAGTTCGTGGGCACCGGACTGCTGGTGGCCGTCGTCGTCGGCTCGGGTATCGCCGCGCAGCGGCTCTCCACCGACGTCGGCCTGCAGCTGCTCGAGAACTCCCTCGCCACCGCCCTGGGCCTCGGGGTGCTCATCGTCCTGCTCGCCCCCGTCTCGGGTGCGCACTTCAACCCCATCGTCTCCCTCGCCGACGTCGTGCTGCGTCGCCGCGACGGACTGCCCGCGCGTGAGCTCGCGGTCTATCTCCCCGCGCAGATCGTCGGCGGTATCGGCGGTGCGGTGCTGGCGGGCGCGATGTTCGCCGCGCCGATCACGATCTCGCGCACCGACCGCGCCGACGCGGCGACCTTCCTCGCGGAGGTCGTCGCGACGGCGGGACTCGTCCTGCTCATCATGGGACTCGTCCGCGCCGGTCGGTCCGCCGCCGTGATCGCGTGCGCCGTCGGTGCGTACATCGGGGCGGCCTACTGGTTCACGAGCTCGACGTCGTTCGCGAACCCGGCCGTGACGATCGCCCGGATCTTCACCGACACGTTCGCCGGCATCGCCCCGGCATCCGTGCTCCCCTTCCTCGCTGCACAGCTGCTGGGCGCCGCGGTCGGGGTGCTGCTGACGGTCGTGCTCTTCCCGCGCACCGCACCGGCGGATCCGTCGACGCCGGCGCCCTGA
- a CDS encoding helix-turn-helix domain-containing protein, with protein sequence MMVSLAEIRAELPGVYEEACPSRVVLDHVMSKWGVLVLLALTDGTIRWGELRRTVEGISEKMLASTLRTLEKDGLVARTAHPEVPPRVEYALTPLGDELMERMMPLMAWIGENAGTIVGPGR encoded by the coding sequence ATGATGGTGAGTCTTGCGGAGATCCGGGCCGAACTGCCGGGCGTGTACGAAGAGGCGTGCCCCTCGCGCGTCGTCCTCGATCATGTCATGAGCAAGTGGGGCGTGCTCGTGCTGCTCGCCCTCACCGACGGCACGATCCGCTGGGGCGAGCTGCGACGCACGGTCGAGGGCATCAGCGAGAAGATGCTCGCGTCGACGCTCCGCACGCTCGAGAAGGACGGCCTCGTCGCACGCACGGCGCACCCCGAGGTGCCGCCCCGCGTCGAGTACGCCCTGACTCCGCTCGGCGACGAGCTGATGGAGCGGATGATGCCGCTCATGGCGTGGATCGGCGAGAACGCCGGCACGATCGTCGGCCCCGGTCGTTGA
- a CDS encoding flagellar hook capping FlgD N-terminal domain-containing protein, whose amino-acid sequence MPPVAAVSAPTATAGTGATTPATPPKKALDAEVFLQLLVAQMKNQDPSSPLDTNEMMAQTTQLAMMEQLTALADTFTESFALSMRQTAAGLVGTQASYVDADGVTRTGLVTKVSFENSVPLVTIGDATVPLDAVSGISAS is encoded by the coding sequence ATGCCGCCCGTCGCCGCCGTCTCCGCCCCCACCGCCACCGCCGGTACGGGCGCGACCACCCCTGCCACGCCACCGAAGAAGGCGCTCGACGCGGAGGTGTTCCTGCAGCTGCTCGTCGCACAGATGAAGAACCAGGACCCCAGCTCCCCGCTCGACACGAACGAGATGATGGCGCAGACCACGCAGCTCGCCATGATGGAGCAGCTCACCGCCCTGGCCGACACGTTCACCGAGAGCTTCGCGCTCAGCATGCGCCAGACCGCCGCCGGTCTCGTCGGCACGCAGGCCTCCTATGTCGACGCCGACGGCGTCACCCGCACGGGCCTCGTCACGAAGGTCTCCTTCGAGAACAGCGTTCCCCTCGTCACCATCGGCGACGCCACCGTCCCGCTCGACGCCGTGTCGGGCATCTCCGCTTCCTGA
- a CDS encoding metalloregulator ArsR/SmtB family transcription factor: MVTMLELTDATPAPACCAPLVQEPLGQSDAEHLAATLKALADPARLRLLSIVASSEGEEACVCDLIEPIGLSQPTVSHHLKVLTEAGFLSRSKRGTWAYYRLVPGSLLRVSALLATA, translated from the coding sequence ATGGTCACGATGCTCGAGCTCACGGACGCCACCCCTGCCCCGGCGTGCTGCGCCCCGCTGGTGCAGGAGCCCCTCGGCCAGTCCGATGCCGAGCACCTCGCCGCGACCCTCAAGGCGCTCGCGGATCCCGCCCGCCTCCGGCTCCTCTCGATCGTTGCGTCATCCGAGGGCGAGGAGGCGTGCGTTTGCGATCTGATCGAGCCGATCGGCCTCTCCCAGCCGACCGTCTCCCACCACCTGAAGGTGCTCACCGAGGCCGGCTTCCTCTCTCGCTCCAAGCGCGGCACCTGGGCGTACTACCGCCTCGTCCCGGGCTCGCTCCTGCGCGTGTCGGCCCTGCTCGCCACCGCGTAG
- a CDS encoding NlpC/P60 family protein: MTPVAPTLASALGRIDDIQQRIRTLSVDAAAPATAGEAASATSPTAAAFATAVKDAGAVGDVPTLPSGPVDGGDIVAQAKSYLGVPYVFGGEDRSGMDCSGLVQRVLADLGIDAPRVVQDQADIGVEVPSLADAQPGDLLVTKGEGHIVIYAGDGMVIHAPSPGKVVEYRNNWLKDADLATIRRVVPPPGQSVSGQSASGQAASIQAVAAAVTPSGAPTLAATLSAVAAASGSSSGSVTQAAASQLLASVAPLLTSGGGSGGAGTGGAAAGVASLAAVALRELGTTGTGGADLLPGLTNPALAGTAAPSAAATVSAPAAAAAPAAPAPPLTQQLAAPVASLVRGGDGQHTLTLRVSPDDLGPVTVKARISGGSISVELASGTAAGRDAIRALLVDLRRDLAVLVPHSSIAVTAADAGRDGTSLSGTLGAASGTLAGAGGGSTGPGPGQSGPGQNGSGQSGSGHSGSDRTTSRDAEAPVALAASVSATPDPTSTAGTGVDLYA, translated from the coding sequence ATGACTCCCGTCGCCCCCACCCTCGCGTCTGCGCTGGGTCGCATCGACGACATCCAGCAGCGCATCCGCACGCTCTCCGTCGACGCGGCCGCGCCGGCGACGGCCGGCGAGGCGGCGAGCGCGACGAGCCCGACGGCCGCCGCGTTCGCCACGGCGGTGAAGGATGCCGGAGCCGTCGGCGACGTGCCGACCCTCCCCTCGGGACCTGTCGACGGCGGCGACATCGTCGCGCAGGCGAAGTCGTACCTGGGGGTGCCGTACGTCTTCGGCGGCGAGGACCGCTCGGGCATGGACTGCTCGGGGCTCGTGCAGCGCGTGCTCGCCGATCTCGGGATCGACGCGCCGCGCGTCGTGCAGGACCAGGCCGACATCGGCGTCGAAGTGCCGTCGCTGGCCGACGCCCAGCCCGGCGACCTCCTCGTCACGAAGGGCGAGGGACACATCGTCATCTACGCGGGCGACGGCATGGTCATCCACGCGCCGAGCCCGGGCAAGGTCGTCGAGTATCGCAACAACTGGCTGAAGGATGCCGACCTCGCCACCATCCGTCGCGTCGTGCCGCCGCCCGGGCAGTCGGTGAGCGGGCAGTCGGCGAGCGGGCAGGCGGCGAGCATCCAGGCGGTAGCAGCGGCGGTCACACCCTCCGGTGCCCCGACGCTCGCCGCGACGCTCTCCGCTGTCGCCGCGGCCTCCGGCTCGTCGTCGGGATCGGTCACGCAGGCGGCCGCGTCGCAGCTGCTCGCGTCGGTCGCTCCGCTCCTCACCTCCGGCGGCGGCTCGGGCGGTGCCGGTACCGGCGGTGCCGCGGCGGGCGTCGCCTCGCTTGCCGCCGTCGCGCTGCGCGAGCTCGGCACCACCGGCACGGGCGGCGCCGACCTCCTCCCGGGCCTCACGAACCCGGCCCTCGCCGGAACGGCCGCTCCCTCCGCCGCCGCGACGGTGTCGGCGCCGGCCGCGGCCGCCGCTCCGGCCGCCCCCGCGCCCCCGCTCACGCAGCAGCTCGCGGCGCCCGTGGCATCCCTCGTCCGCGGCGGTGACGGCCAGCACACCCTGACGCTCCGTGTCTCCCCCGACGATCTCGGGCCCGTGACCGTGAAGGCCCGCATCTCGGGAGGCAGCATCTCAGTCGAACTCGCTTCGGGCACCGCCGCCGGCCGCGACGCCATCCGGGCGCTGCTCGTCGACCTCCGCCGCGACCTCGCCGTTCTCGTGCCGCACTCCTCGATCGCCGTGACGGCCGCGGATGCCGGCCGCGACGGTACCTCGCTGAGCGGCACGCTCGGCGCCGCATCCGGCACCCTCGCGGGCGCGGGCGGCGGGAGCACCGGCCCCGGTCCCGGTCAGAGCGGTCCCGGCCAGAACGGGTCCGGTCAGAGCGGATCCGGCCACAGCGGCTCCGACCGCACCACCTCGAGGGATGCCGAGGCGCCCGTCGCTCTCGCGGCATCCGTCTCCGCCACACCCGACCCGACCTCGACCGCCGGCACCGGCGTCGACCTGTACGCCTGA
- a CDS encoding flagellar hook protein FlgE translates to MLRSLYAGISGLRSHQTMLDVTGNNIANVNTIGFKAGSVQFQDTLSQIVQNSRAAQDGAGGSNAAQVGLGTQIAAIRTNFAQGSAQTTGVPTDLMVAGDGFFVVRKGAETLYTRNGGFSFDAAGRLTTADGALVQGWTAANGVIATGTPIGTVELPVGATSPAVATEGATVTGNLPADAAVGTEIVRDITVYDGEGTARQLTLTFTRTATGWDASDGTATTPLAFTDGALTGPASLVSGGVTVDLSGVTGFANLRTVALTDQDGRASGALVSYTLTADGSLVGSFSNGASQVLAQIALASFDNPEGLEKAGSSQYRVGANSGAAQVGVAGSDGLGELVSGALEMSNVDLSQEFTNLIVAQRGFQANARIITTSDEVLQELTNLKR, encoded by the coding sequence ATGCTCCGTTCGCTCTACGCCGGCATCTCCGGCCTCCGCTCCCACCAGACGATGCTCGATGTCACCGGCAACAACATCGCCAACGTCAACACCATCGGCTTCAAGGCCGGCTCGGTGCAGTTCCAGGACACGCTGTCGCAGATCGTCCAGAACTCCCGCGCCGCGCAGGACGGCGCCGGCGGCTCGAACGCCGCCCAGGTCGGCCTCGGTACGCAGATCGCCGCGATCCGCACGAACTTCGCGCAGGGCTCCGCGCAGACCACCGGCGTGCCCACCGACCTCATGGTCGCCGGCGACGGCTTCTTCGTCGTGCGCAAGGGCGCCGAGACGCTCTACACCCGCAACGGCGGCTTCTCGTTCGACGCCGCGGGTCGCCTCACGACCGCCGACGGCGCCCTCGTGCAGGGGTGGACCGCCGCCAACGGCGTCATCGCCACCGGCACCCCCATCGGCACCGTCGAACTCCCCGTCGGAGCGACCTCCCCCGCCGTGGCCACGGAAGGCGCCACCGTCACCGGCAACCTTCCCGCCGATGCCGCCGTCGGCACCGAGATCGTCCGCGACATCACGGTCTACGACGGCGAGGGCACCGCCCGTCAGCTCACGCTCACCTTCACGCGCACGGCCACCGGATGGGATGCCAGCGACGGCACCGCCACCACTCCGCTCGCGTTCACCGACGGCGCCCTCACGGGACCGGCATCCCTCGTCTCCGGCGGGGTGACGGTCGACCTGTCCGGCGTGACCGGCTTCGCGAACCTCCGCACCGTCGCCCTCACCGATCAGGACGGACGCGCCTCCGGTGCCCTCGTGTCGTACACGCTCACCGCCGACGGCAGCCTCGTCGGCTCGTTCAGCAACGGGGCGAGTCAGGTGCTCGCGCAGATCGCCCTCGCATCCTTCGACAACCCGGAGGGCCTCGAGAAGGCGGGCTCGTCGCAGTACCGCGTGGGCGCCAACTCCGGCGCGGCCCAGGTGGGAGTCGCCGGCAGCGACGGGCTCGGCGAACTCGTCAGCGGCGCGCTGGAGATGTCGAACGTCGACCTGTCGCAGGAGTTCACCAACCTCATCGTCGCCCAGCGCGGTTTCCAGGCGAACGCGCGCATCATCACCACGAGCGACGAGGTGCTGCAGGAGCTCACCAACCTGAAGAGGTAG
- a CDS encoding FAD-dependent oxidoreductase: protein MTLLDLTPRPVTTDRLAALPVLIIGAGPVGLAAAAHLVERGIQFTVLEAGDAVASSVRRWGHTRLFSPWRHLIDPASRRLLERAGWTAPTDEGAPPTGGGLVDDYLAPLAALPEIASRIRFGVRVVAVSREGMDRTRSAGRVATPFLLRLHTADGDVEEITGRAVIDASGTYTTPNPLGSTGLDPLGVDAVSARVMHALPDVRGVDRARFEGAHTVVVGAGHSAANTLIALAELAADSPATRVTWLIRHPSAVRVSSSADDELSDRAELGSRVDRLVRSGRVELVDSFEISRLSLHDEAVRIIGKRRGEDAFLDADVIVNATGFRPDLSMLREMRLELEEVVEAPKRLAPLIDPNLHSCGTVAPHGFTELRHPEEGFFVVGMKSYGRAPTFLLATGYEQVRSVTAWLADDLAAATQVQLTLPATGVCSTDVGGSGACCA, encoded by the coding sequence ATGACGCTGCTCGACCTCACCCCTCGCCCCGTGACCACCGATCGCCTCGCCGCGCTGCCGGTGCTGATCATCGGCGCCGGTCCGGTCGGACTCGCCGCCGCCGCGCACCTCGTGGAGCGGGGCATCCAGTTCACCGTGCTCGAAGCCGGTGACGCCGTGGCATCCTCCGTCCGCCGCTGGGGGCACACGCGGCTGTTCTCGCCGTGGCGGCACCTCATCGATCCCGCCTCCCGTCGCCTGCTCGAGAGGGCGGGTTGGACCGCGCCGACCGACGAGGGTGCGCCGCCCACGGGCGGGGGGCTCGTCGACGACTACCTCGCTCCGCTCGCAGCTCTGCCCGAGATCGCCTCTCGCATCCGGTTCGGCGTGCGCGTCGTCGCCGTGAGCCGCGAGGGAATGGACCGCACCCGCTCCGCCGGTCGTGTCGCGACGCCGTTCCTGTTGCGCCTCCACACCGCCGACGGCGACGTCGAGGAGATCACCGGACGCGCGGTGATCGACGCGTCCGGCACGTACACGACGCCCAACCCGCTCGGCTCGACCGGCCTGGACCCGCTCGGTGTGGATGCCGTGAGCGCGCGGGTCATGCACGCGCTGCCCGACGTCCGGGGCGTCGACCGGGCGCGCTTCGAGGGAGCGCACACGGTCGTGGTGGGCGCCGGCCACTCGGCGGCGAACACGCTGATCGCGCTCGCCGAACTCGCGGCGGACAGCCCGGCGACGCGAGTGACGTGGCTGATCCGGCATCCGTCCGCCGTCCGGGTGTCGTCGTCGGCCGACGACGAACTCTCCGATCGCGCCGAGCTCGGCTCGCGCGTGGACCGGCTCGTCCGCTCCGGCCGGGTGGAGCTCGTGGACTCGTTCGAGATCTCCCGTCTGAGCCTCCACGATGAGGCGGTGCGCATCATCGGAAAGCGGCGCGGAGAGGACGCGTTCCTCGACGCGGACGTCATCGTCAACGCCACCGGCTTCCGGCCCGACCTGTCGATGCTCCGCGAGATGCGGCTCGAGCTGGAAGAGGTCGTCGAGGCGCCGAAGCGCCTGGCGCCGCTGATCGACCCGAATCTGCACTCCTGCGGCACCGTCGCCCCTCACGGGTTCACGGAGCTGCGGCATCCCGAGGAGGGCTTCTTCGTCGTCGGGATGAAGTCCTACGGGCGCGCGCCGACGTTCCTGCTGGCCACCGGCTACGAGCAGGTGCGTTCCGTCACGGCGTGGCTCGCCGACGATCTCGCCGCCGCCACGCAGGTGCAGCTCACACTCCCCGCCACGGGCGTCTGCTCGACCGACGTCGGCGGCTCGGGCGCGTGCTGCGCATGA
- a CDS encoding metalloregulator ArsR/SmtB family transcription factor, whose product MNTVGDAPALAVLADPTRARIVRLIREADGGRAMVSRLAEQLGLRQPTVSHHMAALHAEGLVVREPEGRRVWYSIHPDEAERVAALLGTPAASAEEPDWERMVDDLAARYRGVFSRETVAGCLDDSRALLAARGHAPLFASRVAAFTASRLDDLHRIEEHGAGQHGVEPGGEETGAEPRGESTRSAESPTVLFVCVQNAGRSQLAAGILRQLAGDRVVVRTAGSAPAAEVRSAIVTALDEIGVPLGGEFPKPLTDEAVRAADVVVTMGCGDACPVYPGRRYLDWDLADPVGQPLGTVRAIRDDIAGRVRALLAEILPAPTS is encoded by the coding sequence ATGAATACGGTGGGGGACGCTCCGGCGCTGGCGGTGCTCGCCGACCCCACACGCGCCCGCATCGTCCGGCTCATCCGCGAGGCCGACGGCGGCCGGGCGATGGTCAGCCGGCTCGCCGAGCAGCTCGGCCTGCGCCAGCCCACCGTGAGTCATCACATGGCCGCGCTGCACGCGGAGGGCCTCGTGGTTCGCGAACCCGAGGGGCGCCGCGTCTGGTACTCGATCCACCCCGACGAAGCCGAACGCGTCGCCGCGCTCCTCGGCACGCCCGCGGCCTCGGCGGAGGAGCCGGATTGGGAGCGGATGGTCGACGATCTCGCCGCCCGCTATCGGGGTGTGTTCAGTCGCGAGACCGTCGCGGGATGCCTCGACGACTCGCGCGCCCTGCTCGCTGCCCGCGGTCACGCGCCGCTGTTCGCCTCGCGCGTGGCGGCGTTCACGGCATCCCGCCTGGACGACCTGCACCGCATCGAGGAGCACGGGGCCGGGCAGCACGGGGTCGAGCCGGGCGGCGAGGAAACCGGGGCCGAGCCGCGTGGCGAGAGCACGAGGTCGGCCGAGAGCCCGACGGTGCTGTTCGTGTGCGTGCAGAACGCCGGACGGTCGCAGCTCGCCGCCGGCATCCTGCGCCAACTCGCCGGGGACAGGGTCGTCGTCCGCACCGCGGGGTCGGCCCCCGCCGCCGAGGTGCGCTCCGCGATCGTGACGGCGCTGGACGAGATCGGTGTGCCGCTGGGCGGCGAGTTCCCCAAGCCCCTCACCGACGAGGCCGTTCGGGCGGCCGACGTCGTCGTGACGATGGGATGCGGCGACGCGTGCCCCGTCTATCCCGGGCGTCGCTACCTCGACTGGGATCTCGCCGATCCGGTCGGCCAGCCCCTCGGGACGGTCCGCGCGATCCGCGACGACATCGCGGGGCGCGTCCGCGCGCTGCTGGCCGAGATTCTTCCCGCCCCGACTTCCTAA
- a CDS encoding arsenate reductase ArsC, which yields MTGKPTVLFVCVHNAGRSQMAAGYLQHLAGDRVEVLSAGSAPKDQINPVAVDAMAEEGIDIAGGTPKLLTVDAVKESDVVITMGCGDACPIFPGKRYEDWQLDDPAGQGIDAVRPIRDEIRSRIEGLIAELLPAGDAA from the coding sequence ATGACCGGGAAGCCCACCGTCCTTTTCGTCTGCGTCCACAACGCCGGCCGTTCGCAGATGGCCGCCGGCTACCTGCAGCACCTCGCTGGCGATCGCGTCGAGGTGCTGTCAGCGGGTTCGGCGCCCAAAGACCAGATCAATCCGGTCGCCGTCGACGCGATGGCCGAAGAAGGGATCGACATCGCGGGGGGCACGCCGAAGCTCCTCACCGTCGACGCCGTCAAGGAGTCCGACGTCGTCATCACGATGGGGTGCGGCGACGCGTGCCCGATCTTCCCCGGGAAGCGCTACGAGGACTGGCAGCTCGACGACCCGGCGGGCCAGGGGATCGATGCCGTCCGTCCCATCCGCGACGAGATCCGCTCCCGCATCGAAGGCCTCATCGCCGAGCTGCTCCCCGCGGGCGACGCGGCATGA
- a CDS encoding arsenate reductase ArsC produces the protein MSTRRGQDGLLSADSVLHRATDRLAQQFAGMVGEETVERVVFESYAALARTASVTTHLPTVAERFARDRLTALAQSRGLIAKPVPEILYVCVQNSGRSQMAAAITRHLAGDRVHVRSAGSQPAEGLLPGVVTVLAEAGIDVAEEFPKPLTDDVVRAADAVITMGCGDACPLYPGKRYLDWVLDDPADLDLDGIRAVRDEIRSRIEGLIAELLPAGDAAHRS, from the coding sequence ATGAGCACCCGACGCGGCCAGGACGGACTGCTGTCCGCTGATTCGGTGCTCCACCGCGCGACCGACCGGCTCGCACAGCAGTTCGCCGGAATGGTCGGCGAGGAGACCGTCGAGCGCGTCGTGTTCGAGTCGTATGCAGCGCTCGCACGCACCGCATCCGTGACCACACACCTGCCGACCGTGGCAGAGAGGTTCGCTCGCGATCGGCTGACCGCCCTCGCACAGTCGCGTGGACTGATCGCCAAGCCGGTGCCGGAGATCCTCTACGTGTGCGTGCAGAACTCGGGACGATCCCAGATGGCGGCCGCGATCACCCGGCACCTCGCCGGCGACCGTGTCCACGTCCGGTCCGCCGGCTCCCAGCCGGCCGAAGGCCTCCTTCCCGGTGTGGTCACCGTGCTCGCGGAAGCCGGGATCGACGTCGCGGAGGAGTTCCCAAAGCCTCTCACCGACGACGTCGTCCGCGCGGCGGACGCCGTCATCACGATGGGCTGCGGGGATGCCTGCCCGCTGTACCCGGGGAAGCGCTACCTCGACTGGGTGCTGGACGACCCCGCCGACCTCGACCTCGACGGCATCCGCGCCGTCCGCGACGAGATCCGCTCCCGCATCGAAGGCCTCATCGCCGAGCTGCTCCCCGCGGGCGACGCGGCACACCGATCGTGA
- a CDS encoding GNAT family N-acetyltransferase, whose amino-acid sequence MTAVRAMTPADWPQVEVIFAAGIAGGEATFETATPAWEAFDAGKLAQSRLVAVGDDGAVRGWVAASRVSTREAYHGVIEHSVYVHPDHRGEGIGRLLLDAFIAASEDAGVWTIQSSVFPENTASLRLHEAAGFRVVGRRERIARSALGPHAGSWRDTVLIERRSARNGG is encoded by the coding sequence ATGACCGCTGTGCGCGCCATGACCCCCGCGGACTGGCCGCAGGTCGAGGTCATCTTCGCGGCGGGCATCGCCGGAGGTGAAGCCACGTTCGAGACCGCGACGCCCGCGTGGGAAGCGTTCGACGCCGGCAAGCTCGCGCAGTCGCGGCTCGTGGCCGTCGGCGACGACGGAGCGGTGCGGGGGTGGGTCGCGGCGTCGCGCGTGTCGACGCGGGAGGCCTACCACGGGGTGATCGAACACTCCGTGTACGTGCACCCCGATCATCGCGGTGAGGGCATCGGACGGCTCCTGCTCGACGCGTTCATCGCTGCCTCCGAGGATGCCGGGGTGTGGACGATCCAGTCGAGCGTCTTCCCCGAGAACACAGCCAGCCTGCGACTGCACGAGGCGGCCGGATTCCGTGTCGTCGGGCGCCGAGAGCGCATCGCCCGCAGCGCGCTGGGGCCGCACGCCGGATCGTGGCGCGACACGGTCCTGATCGAGCGCCGCTCGGCCCGCAACGGCGGCTGA